One genomic window of Brevundimonas vesicularis includes the following:
- a CDS encoding CoA-acylating methylmalonate-semialdehyde dehydrogenase — MRDIRHFIDGAAFDGASGRFSDVFNPNNGDVQARVQLATTGEVDRAVQAAQNAFDGWASTNPQRRARVMFDFKRLVEARMDELAELLSSEHGKVIADSKGDIQRGLEVIEFACGIPHALKGEYTQGAGPGIDVYSMRQPLGVVAGITPFNFPAMIPMWMFGVAIAVGNTFVLKPSERDPSVPVRLAELMLEAGAPNGVLNVVHGDKTAVDAILTHPLVHAVSFVGSSDIAHYVYQTGAANHKRVQAMGGAKNHGIVLPDADMDQVIKDLSGAAYGSAGERCMALPVVVPVGKKTADELRERMVAEIPSMRVGVSTDAGAHYGPVVTAQHRDRIAGWIEKGVQEGAELVVDGRDFSLQGHEKGYFIGPSLFDHVKPEMSSYQEEIFGPVLQIVRAETFEEALALPSNHQYGNGVAIFTQNGRAARDFAARVNVGMVGINVPIPVPVAYHTFGGWKRSAFGDINQHGMEGVRFWTKTKTVTARWPDSALEHSDSSFVIPTMR, encoded by the coding sequence ATGCGCGACATTCGCCACTTCATCGACGGTGCGGCTTTCGACGGCGCGTCCGGACGCTTCAGCGACGTGTTCAATCCCAACAACGGGGATGTGCAGGCTCGCGTGCAACTGGCGACGACGGGGGAGGTCGATCGTGCGGTCCAGGCGGCGCAGAACGCCTTTGACGGCTGGGCTTCGACCAATCCCCAGCGCCGCGCCCGCGTCATGTTCGACTTCAAACGCCTGGTCGAGGCGCGGATGGACGAACTGGCCGAGCTGCTGTCCAGCGAGCACGGCAAGGTCATCGCCGACTCCAAGGGCGACATCCAGCGCGGCCTGGAAGTGATCGAGTTCGCCTGCGGCATCCCGCACGCGCTGAAGGGCGAATACACCCAAGGCGCTGGCCCCGGCATCGACGTCTATTCGATGCGTCAGCCGCTGGGCGTGGTGGCAGGCATCACCCCGTTCAACTTCCCGGCCATGATCCCGATGTGGATGTTCGGCGTGGCCATCGCGGTGGGCAACACCTTCGTGCTGAAGCCGTCCGAGCGCGATCCGTCGGTGCCGGTGCGTCTGGCCGAACTGATGCTGGAAGCCGGGGCGCCGAATGGCGTGCTGAACGTGGTGCATGGCGACAAGACGGCGGTGGACGCCATCCTGACCCATCCGCTGGTTCACGCCGTCAGCTTCGTCGGTTCGTCCGACATCGCCCACTATGTCTATCAGACGGGCGCCGCCAACCATAAGCGCGTCCAGGCCATGGGCGGCGCCAAGAACCACGGCATCGTCCTGCCCGACGCCGACATGGACCAGGTCATCAAGGACCTGTCGGGCGCGGCCTATGGTTCGGCCGGCGAACGCTGCATGGCGCTGCCGGTCGTGGTGCCGGTCGGCAAGAAGACCGCCGACGAACTGCGCGAGCGGATGGTCGCCGAGATCCCCTCGATGCGTGTCGGCGTCTCGACCGACGCGGGCGCCCACTATGGCCCCGTCGTCACCGCCCAGCACCGCGACCGCATCGCCGGCTGGATCGAAAAGGGCGTGCAGGAAGGCGCCGAACTGGTCGTCGACGGCCGCGACTTCAGCCTGCAAGGGCACGAGAAGGGCTATTTCATCGGCCCGTCGCTGTTCGACCATGTGAAGCCGGAAATGTCGTCCTATCAGGAGGAAATCTTCGGACCCGTCCTGCAGATCGTGCGCGCCGAGACGTTCGAGGAGGCGCTGGCCCTGCCGTCGAACCACCAGTACGGCAACGGCGTCGCCATCTTCACCCAGAACGGACGCGCGGCGCGCGACTTCGCCGCTCGGGTCAATGTCGGCATGGTGGGGATCAATGTGCCGATCCCGGTGCCGGTCGCCTATCACACCTTCGGCGGGTGGAAGCGGTCGGCCTTTGGCGACATCAACCAGCACGGGATGGAGGGCGTCCGCTTCTGGACCAAGACCAAGACCGTGACGGCGCGGTGGCCGGACTCGGCGCTGGAGCATTCGGACAGCTCGTTCGTCATTCCGACGATGCGCTGA
- a CDS encoding TonB family protein, which produces MTLTFSLTLMTALLGAPTGPLLKDAALYSAPQPDIERAVATKAEGSDRFSVRLRCTALASGHVTDCVVLEETRPGMGFGEAALALMNGAQVAPIMDRGRPVDAPFERTIDFTP; this is translated from the coding sequence ATGACACTGACTTTCAGCCTGACATTGATGACGGCCCTGCTGGGCGCCCCGACTGGACCCCTGCTCAAGGACGCGGCCCTGTATAGCGCGCCTCAACCCGACATCGAACGCGCCGTCGCCACAAAGGCCGAAGGTAGCGACCGCTTCAGCGTGCGCCTGCGCTGCACCGCGCTGGCTTCTGGTCATGTCACGGACTGCGTGGTGCTGGAAGAGACCCGCCCCGGCATGGGCTTCGGCGAAGCCGCCCTGGCCCTGATGAATGGCGCACAGGTCGCCCCGATCATGGACCGAGGCCGCCCCGTCGATGCGCCGTTCGAACGCACCATCGACTTCACGCCGTAA
- a CDS encoding LysR family transcriptional regulator: MAMYDWDDLRIFIAAARAGSLGGAAQRLGVDAATVGRRVARLESALKSTLVVRSTTGLQLTAAGAQLLDIGLEAESAMEAAGRVTQPDAPAGVVRVSASEGFGVTLMAPALPALRLAHPGLRIELAATSGFLSPTRREVDMAITLAAPHAARLIVESLTPYQLALYASPDHLHRNGVPKTVDDLSRFDIVGYIDDLIYAPELRYLDEVQPGLAPHVASSSIRAQREIIAAGGGVGVLPCFLAEGLVRVLPSILIERRFWLATHRDVHDTARLRTVRSWLKTLCQAQQSSLRPY; encoded by the coding sequence ATGGCCATGTACGATTGGGACGATCTGCGCATCTTCATCGCCGCGGCGCGCGCTGGCTCGCTGGGCGGCGCAGCGCAGCGGTTGGGCGTCGACGCCGCCACGGTCGGGCGTCGGGTCGCCCGACTGGAAAGCGCGCTGAAATCCACCCTGGTCGTCCGCTCGACCACGGGGCTTCAGCTGACCGCGGCCGGCGCCCAGCTGCTCGATATCGGTCTGGAGGCCGAAAGCGCGATGGAGGCCGCCGGCCGCGTGACCCAGCCGGACGCGCCCGCCGGCGTCGTGCGCGTCAGTGCGTCAGAGGGGTTTGGCGTCACGCTGATGGCCCCCGCCCTCCCCGCGCTGCGTCTGGCCCATCCGGGTCTAAGGATCGAACTGGCGGCCACCTCCGGCTTCCTGTCCCCGACGCGCCGAGAGGTCGACATGGCGATCACTTTGGCGGCGCCGCACGCCGCACGCCTGATCGTCGAGTCCCTGACGCCGTATCAACTGGCCCTTTACGCCTCGCCCGATCATCTGCACCGCAACGGCGTTCCGAAGACTGTCGACGACCTGAGCCGCTTCGACATCGTCGGCTATATCGACGATCTGATCTATGCGCCGGAGTTGCGCTATCTGGACGAGGTCCAGCCGGGCCTCGCGCCCCACGTCGCCTCGTCTTCGATCCGGGCGCAGCGGGAGATCATCGCCGCCGGGGGCGGCGTCGGCGTCCTGCCGTGCTTTCTGGCCGAGGGTCTGGTGCGCGTGCTGCCGTCGATCCTGATCGAGCGCCGCTTCTGGCTGGCCACCCACCGCGACGTCCACGACACCGCGCGTCTGCGCACCGTGCGGTCATGGCTGAAGACCCTGTGCCAGGCACAACAGTCCAGCTTGAGGCCGTATTAA
- a CDS encoding PQQ-dependent sugar dehydrogenase: MALTVASCGNASDPKLNQTGATPDLPKVNETLVPPMKISPPAGWNGETPTVPQGFTISAFATDLKIPRQMLVLPNGDVLIAEGRGGHAPAMRPKDVIAGVIKKQGNTKIKGGNRITLVRDANNDGTPELRTVLVDNLDAPYGLAYVDGYLYVAEQGALVRFAFQPGQTGIATPAERVTELPSRINHHWTKSLTASADGLKLYVGTGSNSNIGERGMAVEEERATVWEIDRATGARRTIATGIRNPTALAIEPTTNLLWSVVNERDELGPQLVPDYLTQVRDGAFYGWPYSYWGQNRDPRVMPQNPKMVAKAIKPDYALGSHVAALGLDFARNGGFGGPFANGAFIGMHGSWNRQDPSGYKVVWVPFNAGRPAGQPVDFATGFLKDGKARGRPVGVAFDGNKRVLFVADDLSNTVWRIAPSR; the protein is encoded by the coding sequence ATGGCCCTGACGGTCGCATCGTGCGGCAACGCCAGCGATCCGAAACTGAACCAGACCGGCGCCACGCCCGACCTGCCCAAGGTCAACGAGACGCTGGTGCCGCCGATGAAGATCAGCCCGCCGGCAGGCTGGAACGGCGAGACGCCGACGGTGCCGCAGGGCTTTACGATCAGCGCCTTCGCCACGGATCTCAAAATTCCGCGTCAGATGCTGGTCCTGCCGAACGGCGACGTCCTGATCGCCGAGGGTCGCGGCGGCCATGCGCCCGCCATGCGGCCCAAGGATGTGATCGCCGGCGTCATCAAGAAGCAGGGCAACACCAAGATCAAAGGCGGCAACCGCATCACCCTGGTGCGCGACGCGAACAATGACGGCACGCCCGAACTGCGGACCGTTCTGGTGGACAACCTCGATGCGCCCTACGGACTGGCCTATGTCGACGGCTATCTTTACGTCGCCGAACAGGGGGCGCTGGTTCGCTTCGCCTTCCAGCCGGGCCAGACCGGCATCGCCACGCCCGCCGAGCGGGTGACGGAACTGCCCTCGCGCATCAACCATCACTGGACCAAGTCCCTGACCGCCAGCGCGGACGGGTTGAAGCTGTATGTCGGCACCGGCTCGAACTCTAATATCGGCGAGCGCGGCATGGCGGTCGAAGAAGAGCGCGCCACAGTGTGGGAAATCGACCGGGCGACCGGCGCACGGCGCACGATCGCCACCGGCATTCGCAATCCAACTGCCCTGGCCATCGAGCCGACCACCAATCTGTTGTGGTCGGTCGTCAATGAGCGGGACGAACTGGGGCCGCAACTGGTCCCGGACTATCTGACCCAAGTGCGCGACGGGGCCTTCTACGGCTGGCCCTACAGCTATTGGGGCCAGAACCGGGATCCGCGCGTGATGCCGCAGAACCCCAAGATGGTCGCCAAGGCGATCAAGCCTGACTACGCCTTGGGCTCGCACGTCGCCGCCCTAGGCCTGGACTTCGCCCGCAATGGCGGCTTTGGCGGGCCGTTCGCCAACGGCGCCTTCATCGGCATGCACGGCAGTTGGAACCGTCAGGATCCATCCGGCTACAAGGTCGTCTGGGTGCCCTTTAACGCTGGCCGTCCCGCGGGTCAGCCCGTCGACTTCGCGACAGGCTTCCTGAAAGACGGCAAGGCGCGCGGACGCCCGGTCGGCGTCGCGTTCGATGGGAACAAGCGTGTGCTGTTCGTCGCCGACGACCTGTCGAACACGGTGTGGCGCATCGCGCCGTCGCGATAA
- a CDS encoding isobutyryl-CoA dehydrogenase translates to MDFALNDDQRAIQDAARAFSEAELAPHSARWDEDKHFPVEVMKQAAEMGFCGIYTAEEHGGMALGRVEAAVIFEELSRGDVATAAFISIHNMATWMIDRFGSDDLRGRFVPSLVGMEKIASYCLTEPGSGSDAAALRTTAMRDGDHYVLNGAKAFISGAGTSDVYVVMVRTGGEGPKGVSAIVVEAGTPGLSFGAQEKKMGWNAQPTAIVQFDDCRVPVANLLGEEGAGFRYAMAGLDGGRLNIAACSLGGARLALETAQDYVATRKQFGRPIGEFQALQFRLADMATDLEAARLMVLRGAWAIDTDHPEKTKWCAMAKRLATDACFQIADEALQLHGGYGYLKDYPLERIVRDLRVHRILEGTNEIMRVIIAREMTK, encoded by the coding sequence ATGGATTTCGCTCTCAACGACGATCAGCGCGCCATTCAGGACGCGGCCCGCGCCTTTTCCGAGGCCGAGCTGGCGCCTCATTCGGCCCGCTGGGACGAGGACAAGCATTTCCCCGTCGAGGTGATGAAACAGGCGGCCGAAATGGGCTTCTGCGGCATCTATACGGCTGAGGAGCACGGCGGAATGGCCCTGGGCCGGGTCGAGGCGGCGGTGATTTTCGAAGAGCTTTCGCGCGGCGACGTGGCGACGGCGGCCTTCATCTCGATCCACAACATGGCGACGTGGATGATCGATCGCTTCGGGTCGGACGACCTGCGCGGCCGGTTCGTGCCGTCGCTGGTCGGGATGGAGAAGATCGCTTCCTATTGCCTGACCGAGCCGGGCTCGGGGTCGGATGCGGCGGCGCTGCGGACCACGGCCATGCGCGACGGCGACCATTATGTGCTGAACGGGGCAAAGGCCTTCATCTCCGGCGCAGGGACTTCTGACGTCTATGTCGTCATGGTCCGAACGGGCGGCGAGGGTCCAAAGGGCGTCAGCGCGATCGTGGTCGAGGCCGGCACGCCCGGCCTGTCGTTCGGCGCGCAGGAAAAGAAGATGGGCTGGAACGCTCAGCCGACCGCCATCGTCCAGTTCGACGACTGTCGCGTGCCGGTCGCCAACCTGCTGGGCGAAGAGGGGGCGGGCTTCCGCTACGCCATGGCCGGTCTGGACGGCGGGCGCCTGAACATCGCCGCCTGTTCGTTGGGCGGGGCGCGGCTGGCGCTGGAGACAGCGCAGGACTACGTCGCCACCCGCAAACAGTTCGGCCGTCCGATCGGCGAGTTCCAGGCGCTGCAGTTCCGGCTAGCGGACATGGCCACGGACCTGGAGGCGGCGCGTCTGATGGTGTTGCGCGGCGCCTGGGCCATCGACACCGACCACCCGGAAAAGACGAAGTGGTGCGCCATGGCCAAGCGCCTGGCCACCGACGCCTGTTTCCAGATCGCCGACGAGGCCCTGCAACTGCACGGCGGCTATGGCTATCTGAAGGACTATCCGCTGGAACGGATCGTGCGCGACTTGCGGGTTCATCGCATTCTGGAAGGCACGAACGAGATCATGCGGGTGATCATCGCGCGGGAGATGACCAAGTGA